Proteins from one Porites lutea chromosome 3, jaPorLute2.1, whole genome shotgun sequence genomic window:
- the LOC140929780 gene encoding uncharacterized protein, translating to MDGRAYIKRVPIMIIGQARTGKTSLKKSLRGEKFDPKEQSTVGIETDPSYFKVSTEIWRAGDNSNKNIDPGSEDFFEQNIAQSIFGALKNVKISQSPPLRKPGNDSSDTPITDAILSQRHSHSFEEEIPESIATRVEKLLQNNENVEEEEEIFSILWDFGGQSVYYATHPIFLTEKAIYILACDLSRNPYNKADSLVRKGLYRNKEDLCNDTNLDYLDFWLSSVYSLVGPDAIGQDNSPSDAKTARLPPVFFVCTHADKPYSSATDPRGLAVDIYGFLRSKPYKSHLFKDVFVVDNTKSGSRHGCPEVTRLRKKLLSVAQGLPQLKEAIPLKWLRFESILRLLREDSCKLMAIGEARKLASDKCGIDHDGQFRTMLDFLHDQKVLIHFNETQELNNLVILDPQWLIDIFKKVITIRRYEPDTEDNVERFWLKLQETGILDERLLLHEWKHLIDVYSKETCGCLIAIMERFSLLCPWPSDGGNIQYLVPSMLMSPPTNKVLELLASVRTPSLFVRFEVGRVPPGLFTRLVLQFYQWCNEEWKSQIQPQLFRNFALFYILPDQGVFVIIMCHSSFIEIALHDGSDFCGAMPLDFTEDYSNLTSRAIHRQLRLILECMRREFSWLKNMRYEMCICCPVCSQEGSVTCRAHKVRGCECLHLLSECELQKCQHCTRPGLRGDCRILIKMFAPWFSFSGPNESRNLLNQQSASGCSDVRERISETYQGCENTIKSFYKELSLVLPNDVLQCIHTQSNEPEEIVVLFQECLKLTPADLKNPVPKTQRWIRCLANKAKSQKRTDVIEYLRTIVPAGTTGPLLNENLDVLSIPFKMRKELTFSLCGGEEWKQLAENFGMSYNEIRFLDKRTTNPCDVVLDLIAKHRYLMVGELYDRLVMSGFPGSADLL from the exons ATGGACGGGAGAGCGTATATTAAAAGAGTACCAATCATGATAATCGGGCAAGCTCGAACAGGAAAAACTAGTCTAAAGAAATCTCTAAGAGGAGAAAAGTTCGATCCAAAGGAACAAAGCACTGTAGGAATAGAGACTGACCCTTCATACTTCAAAGTTTCGACGGAAATTTGGAGAGCAGGGGACAATAGCAACAAGAATATTGATCCTGGGTCAGAGGATTTCTTCGAGCAGAATATCGCACAGTCAATATTTGGGGcattaaaaaatgttaaaatatctCAGAGTCCGCCCTTAAGGAAACCAGGCAATGATAGCTCTGATACACCAATTACGGACGCAATATTGAGCCAAAGACACAGTCATTCGTTTGAAGAAGAAATACCAGAAAGTATAGCAACAAGGGTGGAAAAACTTCTACAAAATAATGAGAATgttgaagaagaggaagaaataTTTTCCATTCTGTGGGATTTTGGTGGACAGTCCGTTTACTATGCCACCCACCCAATCTTTCTGACAGAGAAAGCGATCTACATCTTAGCTTGCGACCTAAGTCGTAATCCCTACAACAAAGCAGACTCTCTAGTCAGAAAAGGACTCTATAGGAACAAGGAAGACCTCTGCAACGACACAAACCTAGACTACCTTGATTTTTGGCTGTCATCCGTGTATTCTTTGGTCGGTCCAGATGCTATTGGCCAGGACAACTCTCCTTCAGACGCCAAAACTGCGAGATTGCCCCCAGTTTTTTTCGTGTGTACTCACGCCGATAAACCCTACAGTAGTGCCACTGATCCTAGAGGTCTGGCGGTCGATATCTATGGATTTCTCCGAAGCAAGCCTTATAAAAGCCATTTGTTTAAGGACGTTTTTGTTGTCGACAACACGAAATCAGGGAGCCGACATGGTTGTCCAGAGGTAACACgcctaagaaaaaaattgttgtctgtTGCCCAAGGTCTTCCTCAGCTGAAGGAGGCAATCCCATTAAAGTGGTTAAGGTTTGAAAGTATTCTTCGGCTTTTACGTGAAGACAGTTGCAAATTGATGGCCATTGGCGAAGCTAGGAAGCTTGCTTCTGATAAGTGCGGGATCGATCACGATGGACAGTTTCGGACTATGCTTGACTTTTTGCATGATCAAAAGGTTCTAATTCATTTTAACGAAACACAAGAACTAAACAACTTGGTGATTTTGGACCCCCAGTGGCTCATTGATATCTTCAAGAAAGTAATTACTATTAGGCGTTACGAGCCGGATACAGAAGATAACGTTGAACGGTTTTGGCTCAAGCTGCAGGAGACTGGTATCCTAGATGAAAGGCTTCTGCTTCACGAGTGGAAACATTTGATTGATGTGTACAGTAAAGAAACCTGTGGATGCCTTATCGCGATAATGGAGAGATTCAGCTTGCTCTGTCCCTGGCCATCTGACGGAGGAAACATACAATACCTTGTGCCGTCCATGCTGATGTCACCCCCTACAAATAAAGTATTGGAGCTCCTTGCTTCTGTGAGAACGCCTTCACTTTTCGTGAGGTTTGAAGTAGGTCGAGTGCCTCCAGGCCTGTTCACGCGACTAGTGCTCCAGTTTTACCAATGGTGTAACGAAGAGTGGAAGAGCCAGATACAACCCCAGCTGTTCAGAAATTTTGCTCTGTTCTACATCCTTCCTGATCAAGGGGTGTTCGTCATCATTATGTGTCATTCCTCTTTTATTGAAATCGCCCTTCACGATGGAAGCGATTTTTGTGGAGCGATGCCGCTAGATTTCACTGAAGATTATTCCAATCTAACCAGTCGTGCAATACATCGTCAACTCAGATTGATTCTCGAGTGCATGCGCAGAGAGTTTAGCTGGCTGAAGAACATGAGATACGAAATGTGCATCTGCTGTCCAGTGTGTTCACAGGAAGGCTCTGTCACATGTCGAGCTCACAAGGTGCGCGGCTGTGAGTGTCTTCACTTGTTGTCTGAATGCGAGCTTCAGAAATGTCAGCATTGCACTCGACCTGGTTTGCGGGGAGATTGTAGAATTCTCATCAAAATGTTTGCACCTTGGTTTTCATTTTCAGGCCCTAACGAGAGCAGGAACCTGCTTAATCAG CAAAGTGCATCTGGATGCAGTGATGTGAGAGAAAGAATTTCTGAAACTTACCAAGGATGTGAGAACACCATTAAATCATTTTACAAAG AACTGTCTCTTGTTCTCCCCAATGATGTTCTTCAGTGCATTCACACTCAGTCGAACGAGCCCGAGGAAATTGTAGTTCTATTTCAAGAGTGTCTGAAATTAACCCCAGCAGATCTGAAAAATCCAGTGCCAAAGACGCAACGATGGATTCGGTGTCTAGCTAATAAGGCTAAATCTCAAAAAAGAACCGACGTAATTGAGTACTTGAGGACGATAGTACCTGCCGGTACTACAG GTCCCTTACTGAACGAGAACCTTGATGTGCTTTCTATTCCCTTTAAGATGAGAAAGGAACTAACATTTAGTCTATGTG GTGGAGAAGAATGGAAACAGCTTGCAGAGAACTTTGGCATGTCTTACAACGAGATCCGCTTTCTTGATAAGAGAACCACCAACCCGTGCGACGTTGTTCTTGATCTTATTGCGAAACACCGCTATTTGATGGTTGGGGAACTTTATGACAGACTCGTCATGAGCGGATTTCCAGGATCAGCCGACTTACTATAA